The DNA window TCCAGCCAGCGGGTGCTGCCGTCGGCCTGCTGCCAGGCGATGTCGACTTCGGCCGAGGGTTCGGTGAAGGGGAAGTAGCTGGGGCGGAAGCGCATCTCGAAATCGCGCTCGAAGAAGGCGCGCACGAATTCGGCCAGGGTGCCCTTGAGGTCGGCGAAGCTGGAATGCTCGTCGATCAGCAGGCCTTCGCACTGGTGGAACATCGGCGTGTGGGTCTGGTCGCTGTCGCTGCGGTACACCTTGCCCAGCGCGATCATGCGCAGCGGCGGCTTGTTCTGCAGCATGTAGCGCACTTGCATGCCCGAGGTGTGGGTGCGCAGCAGGCGCGCCACGCCGGCGCCGTCGGGCGCGAAGTAGAAGGTGTCGTGCATCGCCCGCGCCGGGTGGTGCGGGGGGAAGTTCAGCGCTTCGAAGTTGTGCCAGTCGTCCTCGATCTCCGGGCCGTCGGCCAGTTCGAAGCCGAGCCGGCCGAAGATGTCGGCCATGCGTTCCATGGTCCGGCTGACCGGGTGCAGGCCGCCGCGCTCCGCGTCGATGCCGGGCAGGGTCACGTCGATGGTTTCGGCGGCCAGGCGCGCG is part of the Lysobacter firmicutimachus genome and encodes:
- the pheS gene encoding phenylalanine--tRNA ligase subunit alpha, with translation MAQIEQLTQHALADIAAADSPDAIEALRVALLGKSGSVTAQLKQLGALPAEERKAAGEAINKARDALTEALAQRKSALDAAALDARLAAETIDVTLPGIDAERGGLHPVSRTMERMADIFGRLGFELADGPEIEDDWHNFEALNFPPHHPARAMHDTFYFAPDGAGVARLLRTHTSGMQVRYMLQNKPPLRMIALGKVYRSDSDQTHTPMFHQCEGLLIDEHSSFADLKGTLAEFVRAFFERDFEMRFRPSYFPFTEPSAEVDIAWQQADGSTRWLEVLGCGMVHPNVLRNVGIDPERYTGYAFGMGVERLTMLRYGVDDLRSFFENDVRFLRQFA